The proteins below are encoded in one region of Nitrobacter hamburgensis X14:
- a CDS encoding HvfC/BufC N-terminal domain-containing protein translates to MALSVDRQKEFAAALLDPEQPAPTGVVGPDGDPCPKRFAVYRNNVVVGLIEILRAVYPAVRRLVGDEFFDAMAGVHVRIEPPRSPILVEYGGRFPAFIETFRLASSLPYLADVARIEWAWAEAYHARDACALTASSFSEVPIDQYPSLRLQLHPSVRVVRSAMPALTIWNMNVRDSDSGEVVFDGEGETALVARPDAVVQVRSLSPGAPDFIDAIGARHTVAKAAELAGECDGRFDLSSTIAGLIEAGALCAYQTHSGVRFEAKGVVR, encoded by the coding sequence ATGGCGCTGTCGGTTGATAGGCAAAAAGAATTCGCCGCGGCGCTGCTTGATCCGGAGCAGCCGGCGCCGACCGGAGTCGTCGGACCCGATGGCGATCCGTGCCCGAAGCGCTTCGCCGTCTATCGAAACAATGTCGTGGTCGGCCTCATCGAAATCCTGCGGGCCGTGTATCCCGCGGTTCGACGGCTCGTCGGCGACGAATTCTTCGATGCCATGGCCGGCGTCCACGTGCGCATCGAGCCGCCCCGGTCGCCTATTCTCGTGGAGTATGGAGGACGCTTTCCGGCCTTCATCGAGACGTTTCGTCTGGCATCGAGCCTGCCTTACCTGGCCGACGTCGCGCGCATCGAATGGGCCTGGGCCGAGGCTTATCACGCTCGGGACGCGTGCGCGCTGACGGCGAGCTCTTTCAGTGAAGTGCCGATCGACCAGTACCCCAGCCTGCGCTTGCAGCTGCACCCGTCCGTCCGCGTCGTCCGGTCGGCGATGCCGGCTCTCACAATATGGAACATGAACGTTCGCGACAGCGACTCCGGCGAGGTTGTGTTCGATGGCGAGGGTGAGACCGCGCTCGTCGCCCGTCCCGACGCTGTCGTCCAGGTTCGCTCTCTCTCGCCGGGGGCTCCCGATTTCATCGACGCGATCGGTGCACGTCACACGGTCGCGAAAGCCGCCGAACTCGCCGGCGAGTGTGACGGCCGTTTCGATCTCTCGAGCACTATCGCTGGCCTTATCGAGGCGGGAGCGCTCTGCGCCTATCAGACCCATTCGGGCGTCCGCTTCGAGGCAAAAGGAGTGGTACGATGA
- a CDS encoding DoxX family protein: MNVDTSHPRLSISSSRIGKIIETLASWLTVIGLAVAPPMLRIALAVPFFKSGLTRWDGFLSLSPSTEFLFSDMFKLHIFGNEYPFPMPDVVAHLVGMAEITLPILLVLGLGTRFVALALLVMTGIIQLTVPEGWANFHLPWASMALAIMALGPGRLSLDAVIAIVSKREFRKTK; this comes from the coding sequence ATGAACGTCGACACGTCACACCCGCGGTTGTCCATCTCGTCGAGCCGCATCGGCAAGATCATTGAGACGTTGGCCTCATGGCTCACCGTGATCGGGCTGGCAGTCGCGCCGCCGATGTTGCGGATTGCGCTTGCGGTGCCGTTCTTCAAATCAGGACTCACCCGCTGGGATGGGTTCTTGTCGCTGTCGCCGAGCACGGAGTTTCTTTTCTCAGATATGTTCAAACTCCACATCTTCGGCAACGAGTACCCGTTCCCGATGCCGGACGTCGTTGCGCATCTGGTCGGAATGGCGGAGATCACACTGCCGATCTTGCTGGTCCTCGGCCTGGGCACCCGCTTCGTTGCGCTCGCGCTGTTGGTGATGACCGGCATCATTCAACTCACTGTGCCCGAGGGGTGGGCGAATTTCCATCTGCCGTGGGCGTCGATGGCGCTCGCGATCATGGCGTTGGGGCCCGGACGGCTGTCCTTGGATGCGGTCATTGCCATCGTCTCAAAACGCGAATTCAGGAAGACGAAATGA
- a CDS encoding DUF3991 and toprim domain-containing protein: protein MEKKDIEELKDRVLCAAVLEQAGFTIDIKESTRKAIKYRRVDDIIIVIHGGKGWFDALSDAKGDVFSLVEHLDGIGFAEVLKRVSDLVGFVPVEPVWIRRSRAQDRDLGIPDRWRARRIPWRGSATWRYLRDERDVAETVIRAAIAQDLLREGPRGSMWAAHVDDNGMVTGWEERGPQWRGFSTGGAKVLFRFGRADAPRICVTEAAIDAMSLAALECVRSNSLYLSTGGGWSPATEAAIRALLVRPGASLIAATDSNAQGDKYADRLMAAASETGCGFERLRPTEVDWNAELKAKERKDRERRGEEKWETRLPHARPSRQG, encoded by the coding sequence ATGGAAAAGAAGGATATCGAGGAGTTGAAAGACCGTGTGCTCTGCGCGGCGGTACTCGAACAGGCCGGGTTCACGATCGACATCAAGGAGAGTACGCGCAAGGCGATCAAATACCGGCGCGTTGACGACATCATCATCGTGATCCACGGCGGCAAGGGCTGGTTCGATGCACTGTCGGATGCCAAGGGCGACGTGTTTTCCCTGGTCGAACATCTCGACGGCATCGGTTTTGCCGAGGTGCTGAAACGGGTCTCGGACCTCGTCGGTTTCGTGCCGGTCGAGCCGGTATGGATACGGCGTTCGCGCGCGCAAGATCGCGATCTTGGCATTCCCGACCGCTGGCGCGCGCGGCGTATCCCATGGCGAGGGTCCGCGACATGGCGCTATCTGCGCGACGAACGCGATGTTGCGGAGACCGTCATCCGCGCTGCAATCGCGCAGGACCTACTCCGCGAAGGGCCTCGCGGCAGCATGTGGGCGGCGCATGTGGATGATAACGGCATGGTCACCGGCTGGGAGGAGCGCGGGCCGCAATGGCGCGGCTTCTCGACCGGGGGTGCGAAGGTGCTGTTCCGGTTCGGTCGGGCTGACGCGCCGCGTATTTGCGTGACCGAAGCGGCGATCGACGCCATGAGCCTCGCTGCGCTGGAGTGCGTCCGGTCCAACAGCCTCTATCTCAGCACGGGCGGCGGCTGGTCACCGGCGACGGAGGCCGCGATCCGAGCGCTCCTGGTGCGGCCGGGCGCATCGCTTATCGCTGCGACCGACAGCAATGCGCAGGGCGATAAATACGCGGATCGCCTGATGGCGGCAGCGAGCGAGACCGGGTGCGGCTTCGAGCGCCTTCGTCCGACGGAGGTCGACTGGAATGCCGAGCTTAAGGCGAAGGAGCGGAAAGATCGGGAACGAAGGGGAGAAGAGAAATGGGAAACCCGGCTGCCGCATGCCCGGCCGTCGCGTCAAGGGTGA
- a CDS encoding DUF1419 domain-containing protein: MTLSPIRKVYQGIADRRQMFRMFDRHAQRAKRSSDDAALYRGKWFEIDQVGHDTMLAILPPLWIKAEMFALREFLTDSITSVFFSLTIDDRLRFFHAYCDLFDKGSPDRMRAAIVERESRPLKAMTREERLEHIWSSTHDDYRGYADDGWAEHLRGRRTVLVYGGQRGTMLKLLDQLTDAEISAKLPVHLRYLPDAIAA, from the coding sequence ATGACCCTCTCTCCGATCCGCAAAGTCTATCAGGGCATCGCCGACCGCCGGCAGATGTTTCGCATGTTCGACCGCCACGCACAGCGGGCGAAACGTTCGTCGGACGATGCCGCTCTCTATCGCGGAAAATGGTTCGAAATCGACCAGGTCGGCCATGATACCATGTTGGCGATCCTGCCGCCGCTTTGGATCAAGGCTGAGATGTTCGCGCTGCGCGAATTCCTCACTGACTCGATCACCAGCGTCTTCTTTTCACTCACGATCGATGATCGTTTGCGCTTCTTCCACGCCTATTGCGATCTCTTCGACAAAGGCTCGCCCGACCGCATGCGCGCCGCAATCGTCGAACGGGAATCGCGGCCGCTGAAGGCGATGACGCGCGAGGAGAGGCTCGAGCACATCTGGTCGAGCACGCATGACGATTATCGCGGCTATGCAGACGACGGCTGGGCCGAGCACCTGCGTGGCAGGCGCACGGTGTTGGTCTACGGCGGGCAGCGCGGCACGATGCTGAAGCTTCTCGACCAGCTCACCGACGCCGAGATCTCGGCGAAGCTGCCGGTACATCTGCGCTATCTGCCTGACGCGATCGCGGCGTGA
- a CDS encoding Eco57I restriction-modification methylase domain-containing protein codes for MAHDDPFTLDLFGNTAVSSGLGLGVTAFAGDTFDPDDDDDPDPATPAPAIPVAAVARSAPSARRERGANFHLAGDRALAKSWKDRARDNIAAVRLAAAIEAEERPASLEEQKQLIRFTGFGASELANFVFRRLGEAAFRKGWEEIGEDLEDAVGDLDHASLARCTQYAHFTPEFIIRAIWRGLQRLGWRGGRVLEPGIGTGLFPALMPEGLRKTSHVTGIELDPVTARIAGLLQPRARIIRGDFARTELPASFDLAIGNPPFSDRTVRSDRAYRSRGLRLHDYFIARAIDLLKPGALAAFVTSSGTMDKADSSAREHIAKSADLIAAIRLPEGSFRASAGTDVVVDLLFFRKRKIAEPEGDLSWLDIEEVRPAIEDEAAIRVNRWLVQHPDFVLGTHALASGPFGEMYTCRPRRGESLGVALADAVNLLPEAIYGVEPDVIDPDLRDGDDQTGADLPSERHVREGSYFFDKARGLMQVLDGQPVAVKVRNGRSADGIPEKHVRIIKKLIPIRDAVRGVLKAQELDRPWKEAQVRLRIAWSNFVRDFGPINFTTVSTTEDEETGEVRETHRRPNIQSFLDDPDCWLVASIEDYDLETNTAKPGPIFTKRVISPPAPPVITSAADALAVVLNERARVDVDHIAELLHRDGQDVIAELGSAIFRDPADGSWQTADAYLSGHVRDKLRAAEAAAALDPSYQRNVTALQGVQPADLRPSDITARLGAPWIPAADIVAFVHETMGAEIKIHHMQELASWTVEARQLGWMAAGTSEWGTDRRHAGELLADALNSRVPQIFDTIKDVDSERRVLNVVDTEAAKTKLSKIKDEFQRWIWSDPDRTDRLARVYNDRFNNIAPRAFDGSHLKLPGASGAFSLYGHQKRGIWRIVAAGSTYLAHAVGAGKTMTFAAAIMEQRRLGLIAKAMLVVPGHCLAQAAREFLALYPSARILVADDTNFTKDKRQRFLSRAATATWDAIIITHSAFRFIGVPSAFEQQMIQDELELYETLLTKVESDDRVSRKRLERLKEGLKERLESLATRKDDLLTVSEIGVDQVIVDEAQEFRKLSFATNMSTLKGVDPNGSQRAWDLYVKSRFIETKNPGRALVLASGTPITNTLGEMFSVQRYLGYAALSERGLHEFDAWASTFGDVSTELELQPSGKYKPVTRFATFVNVPELIAMFRSFADVVTPEDLRQYVKVPAISTGKRQILTAKPTAAFKRYQVLLDERIKAIEERDRPPEPGDDILLSVITDGRHAAIDLRLVDADEDSEPHNKLNNLISNAIRIWQETAGNAYIRSDGKPFELPGAAQMIFSDLGTISVEKSRGFSAYRWIRDELVRMGVPASEIAFMQDYRKSEAKQRLFGDVRAGKVRFLIGSSDTMGTGVNAQLRLKALHHLDVPWLPSQIEQREGRIVRQGNQHDEVDIFAYATEGSLDATMWQNNERKARFITAALSGDTSIRRLEDLGEGQANQFAMAKAIASGDQRLMQKAGLEADIARLERLRAAHVDDQHAIRRQVRDAEREIEHATRRIVEIGQDIEQLSPTYGESFAMSVKGQRYVERKQAGRALMREILTLIQLQQQGETTIASIGGFDLEYSGERFGRDGYRYSTMLLRTGAEYEIELPVTVTPLGAVSRLEHALADFEGEQERYRQRLADARRRLVAYQSREGGDFAFAGELAGKRRQLAEIDKALASDIEGAGEARSIAA; via the coding sequence ATGGCGCATGACGACCCTTTCACCCTCGACCTCTTCGGCAACACCGCGGTGTCATCCGGCCTCGGCCTCGGCGTCACCGCCTTCGCTGGCGACACCTTCGATCCGGACGATGACGACGATCCCGATCCGGCTACTCCGGCCCCCGCGATCCCGGTCGCGGCGGTCGCGCGGTCCGCACCATCCGCGCGGCGCGAGCGCGGCGCAAACTTCCATCTTGCCGGCGACCGCGCCCTGGCGAAGAGCTGGAAGGACCGCGCCCGCGACAACATCGCCGCCGTTCGCCTCGCAGCCGCGATCGAGGCCGAGGAGCGTCCGGCGAGTCTTGAAGAGCAGAAACAGTTGATCCGCTTCACCGGCTTCGGCGCATCCGAGCTTGCCAACTTCGTCTTCCGGCGGCTTGGTGAGGCCGCGTTTCGCAAGGGCTGGGAGGAGATCGGCGAGGACCTAGAGGATGCGGTCGGCGATCTCGACCATGCCTCGCTCGCGCGCTGCACGCAGTATGCACACTTCACGCCGGAGTTCATCATCCGCGCGATCTGGCGCGGGCTTCAACGGCTTGGCTGGCGCGGCGGCCGCGTGCTCGAGCCCGGCATCGGCACCGGTCTGTTTCCGGCGCTGATGCCGGAGGGGTTGCGCAAAACCTCGCACGTCACCGGCATCGAGCTCGATCCGGTCACGGCGCGCATCGCGGGCCTGTTGCAGCCGCGGGCGCGGATCATCCGCGGCGATTTCGCTCGCACAGAGCTGCCTGCGAGTTTCGACCTCGCAATCGGCAATCCGCCGTTTTCCGATCGCACGGTGCGCTCGGATCGCGCCTATCGCTCACGCGGCCTGCGCCTGCATGATTACTTCATCGCCCGGGCGATCGACCTGCTGAAGCCCGGCGCGCTCGCCGCCTTCGTCACCAGCTCCGGCACCATGGACAAAGCGGATTCCTCCGCCCGCGAGCACATCGCCAAATCCGCAGACCTGATCGCGGCGATCCGCCTGCCCGAGGGCAGCTTCCGCGCCAGCGCCGGCACGGACGTCGTCGTCGACCTGCTGTTCTTCCGAAAGCGGAAGATCGCCGAACCCGAAGGCGACCTGTCCTGGCTCGACATCGAGGAGGTTCGTCCCGCGATAGAGGACGAAGCTGCCATTCGCGTGAACCGATGGCTTGTGCAGCATCCTGACTTCGTGCTCGGCACGCACGCGCTCGCCTCTGGACCTTTCGGTGAGATGTACACTTGCCGTCCGCGCCGCGGCGAGAGTCTCGGCGTGGCGCTCGCCGACGCCGTCAACCTTCTTCCGGAAGCGATCTACGGCGTCGAACCCGATGTGATCGACCCTGATCTGCGGGACGGAGACGACCAGACAGGCGCCGATTTGCCGTCTGAGCGGCATGTGCGCGAGGGCAGCTATTTCTTCGACAAGGCCCGCGGCTTGATGCAAGTCCTCGATGGCCAGCCCGTCGCCGTGAAAGTACGCAACGGCCGCAGCGCCGATGGCATCCCGGAGAAGCATGTCCGCATCATCAAAAAGCTGATCCCGATCCGCGATGCCGTGCGCGGGGTGCTGAAGGCCCAGGAACTCGACCGGCCGTGGAAGGAGGCGCAGGTCAGGTTGCGCATTGCCTGGTCGAACTTCGTCCGCGACTTCGGTCCGATCAACTTCACCACGGTCTCCACGACGGAAGACGAGGAAACGGGCGAGGTGCGCGAGACGCATCGGCGTCCGAACATCCAGTCCTTCCTCGACGATCCTGATTGCTGGCTGGTCGCCTCGATCGAGGATTATGACCTCGAGACCAATACGGCGAAGCCGGGTCCGATCTTCACGAAGCGGGTGATCTCTCCGCCCGCGCCGCCGGTCATCACCAGTGCGGCCGACGCCCTTGCCGTCGTTCTGAACGAACGCGCGCGCGTCGATGTCGACCATATTGCGGAACTCTTGCATCGTGATGGGCAGGACGTCATCGCTGAGCTCGGCAGCGCCATCTTCCGCGATCCGGCCGACGGCTCGTGGCAGACGGCCGACGCCTATCTCTCCGGCCATGTCCGCGACAAGCTGAGGGCGGCAGAGGCCGCCGCGGCGCTTGACCCGTCCTATCAGCGCAATGTCACCGCGCTTCAGGGCGTGCAGCCTGCCGATCTGCGGCCCTCCGACATCACCGCGCGCCTCGGCGCGCCGTGGATTCCGGCCGCCGACATCGTCGCCTTCGTGCACGAGACGATGGGCGCCGAGATCAAGATCCACCACATGCAGGAACTGGCGTCGTGGACCGTGGAGGCACGCCAGCTCGGATGGATGGCCGCCGGAACGTCGGAATGGGGCACCGATCGCCGCCATGCCGGCGAACTCCTGGCCGATGCGCTGAACAGCCGGGTCCCGCAGATCTTCGACACGATCAAGGACGTCGACAGTGAGCGGCGTGTGCTCAACGTCGTCGACACCGAGGCGGCGAAAACGAAGCTCTCGAAGATCAAGGATGAATTCCAGCGCTGGATCTGGTCCGATCCGGATCGCACCGACCGTCTGGCGCGGGTCTACAATGACCGCTTCAACAACATCGCGCCACGAGCCTTCGACGGCTCGCATCTGAAGCTCCCGGGCGCCTCTGGCGCCTTTTCTCTTTATGGGCACCAGAAGCGCGGCATCTGGCGGATCGTGGCGGCCGGCTCGACCTATCTGGCCCACGCCGTCGGCGCCGGCAAAACCATGACTTTTGCCGCCGCCATCATGGAGCAGCGCCGGCTCGGCCTGATCGCGAAGGCGATGCTGGTCGTTCCTGGCCATTGCCTGGCGCAGGCGGCGCGCGAGTTCCTGGCGCTCTATCCCTCGGCTCGCATTCTGGTCGCCGACGACACCAACTTCACGAAGGACAAGCGCCAGCGCTTCCTGTCGCGCGCCGCGACGGCGACCTGGGACGCGATCATCATCACGCATAGCGCGTTTCGCTTCATCGGCGTCCCGTCGGCGTTTGAGCAGCAGATGATCCAGGACGAACTGGAGCTGTATGAGACCTTGCTGACCAAGGTCGAGAGCGACGACCGTGTCTCGCGCAAGCGACTCGAACGGCTGAAAGAGGGCTTGAAGGAGCGGTTGGAGTCGCTCGCGACCCGCAAGGACGATCTTCTCACCGTCTCCGAGATCGGCGTCGATCAGGTCATCGTCGACGAGGCACAGGAATTCCGGAAGCTCTCCTTCGCCACCAACATGTCGACGCTGAAGGGTGTCGACCCGAATGGCTCGCAGCGCGCCTGGGACCTCTACGTGAAGTCGCGTTTCATCGAGACAAAGAATCCGGGCCGGGCGCTCGTGCTCGCCTCCGGCACGCCGATCACCAACACACTCGGCGAGATGTTCTCGGTGCAGCGCTATCTCGGCTACGCCGCACTGTCCGAGCGCGGCCTGCACGAATTCGATGCATGGGCGTCGACCTTCGGCGACGTCTCGACAGAGCTCGAGCTCCAACCCTCAGGTAAATACAAGCCGGTCACACGCTTCGCCACCTTCGTCAACGTTCCCGAGCTGATCGCCATGTTCCGCAGCTTCGCGGACGTGGTGACGCCGGAGGATTTGCGGCAATACGTGAAGGTGCCGGCGATCTCGACCGGCAAGCGCCAGATCCTCACCGCGAAGCCGACCGCCGCTTTCAAGCGCTATCAGGTCCTGCTCGACGAGCGCATCAAGGCCATTGAGGAGCGCGACCGGCCGCCGGAGCCGGGCGACGACATCCTGCTCTCCGTCATCACCGATGGTCGCCACGCGGCGATCGACCTGCGACTGGTCGATGCCGACGAAGACAGCGAGCCGCACAACAAGCTCAACAATCTTATCTCCAATGCAATCCGCATTTGGCAGGAGACTGCCGGCAACGCCTATATCCGTTCCGACGGCAAGCCGTTTGAGCTCCCCGGCGCCGCGCAGATGATCTTCTCTGATCTCGGTACGATCAGCGTCGAGAAAAGCCGCGGCTTCTCGGCCTATCGCTGGATCAGGGACGAACTCGTGCGCATGGGCGTGCCGGCGTCCGAGATCGCCTTCATGCAGGACTACAGGAAGTCCGAGGCAAAGCAGCGTCTGTTCGGCGACGTGCGCGCCGGCAAGGTGCGGTTCCTGATCGGCTCGTCCGACACGATGGGCACCGGCGTCAACGCGCAGCTTCGCCTGAAGGCGCTGCACCATCTCGATGTCCCTTGGCTGCCCTCGCAGATCGAGCAGCGCGAAGGCCGCATCGTCCGGCAGGGCAACCAGCACGACGAGGTCGATATCTTTGCTTACGCCACCGAAGGGTCGCTCGACGCGACCATGTGGCAGAACAACGAGCGTAAGGCCCGCTTCATTACAGCGGCGCTCTCCGGTGACACGTCGATCCGGCGGCTCGAGGACCTCGGCGAGGGACAGGCCAACCAGTTCGCCATGGCCAAGGCCATCGCGTCCGGCGATCAGCGCCTGATGCAGAAGGCGGGGTTGGAAGCCGATATCGCGCGGCTCGAACGCCTCCGCGCCGCCCATGTCGACGACCAGCACGCGATCCGCCGCCAGGTCCGCGATGCCGAGCGCGAGATCGAGCATGCGACGCGGCGTATCGTGGAGATCGGCCAGGACATCGAACAGCTCTCGCCGACGTACGGCGAGTCCTTTGCGATGAGCGTGAAGGGACAGCGCTATGTCGAGCGCAAGCAGGCCGGCCGCGCCCTCATGCGCGAGATCCTCACCCTGATCCAGCTTCAGCAGCAAGGCGAAACGACCATCGCTTCCATTGGCGGCTTCGATCTTGAATATTCGGGCGAGCGCTTCGGACGCGATGGCTATCGCTATTCCACCATGCTGTTGCGAACCGGCGCCGAATACGAGATCGAATTACCGGTCACGGTGACGCCGCTCGGCGCGGTCTCCCGCCTCGAGCATGCACTTGCCGATTTCGAGGGAGAGCAAGAGCGCTATCGCCAGCGTCTTGCCGATGCCCGCCGGCGGCTTGTCGCTTACCAGTCGCGCGAAGGCGGCGACTTCGCCTTCGCCGGCGAACTCGCCGGCAAGCGGAGGCAACTCGCCGAGATCGACAAAGCGCTTGCCTCGGACATCGAGGGCGCCGGCGAGGCGAGGTCGATCGCTGCTTAG
- a CDS encoding type II toxin-antitoxin system MqsA family antitoxin — translation MAASKMDVPNTMVSPETGETLRRGVRPLIVTYKGKSITVELPGYYPDNGDDGIHVGDDMAITDAALRILKEEIEGIPSPATIRRVREKLKLSQREAGGLLKVGENAFDKYERGLVEPSGPTSQLLRLLDQHPELLEDLRESA, via the coding sequence ATGGCGGCATCGAAGATGGACGTGCCCAACACAATGGTCTCTCCGGAGACAGGAGAGACGCTGCGCCGCGGCGTTCGTCCCTTAATCGTGACCTACAAGGGTAAGAGCATCACGGTCGAACTGCCCGGTTATTATCCGGACAATGGCGACGACGGCATCCATGTCGGTGACGACATGGCGATCACCGATGCGGCGCTTCGGATTTTGAAGGAAGAGATCGAAGGCATTCCCTCTCCCGCCACGATCAGAAGAGTGCGCGAGAAGCTCAAGCTGTCGCAGCGCGAGGCGGGCGGTCTGCTCAAGGTGGGCGAGAACGCCTTCGATAAATACGAGCGGGGCCTGGTCGAGCCAAGCGGTCCGACCAGCCAGTTGTTGCGGCTCCTCGACCAGCATCCGGAGCTGCTCGAGGACTTGCGCGAGAGCGCCTAA
- a CDS encoding type II toxin-antitoxin system MqsR family toxin: MEKRRPTYDLEAIKTALGSAERLAITSSALRDAVALGFDRARVVQTIAGIERRMFYKSMTTFADHRVWQDVYHVPARGVTIYVKIQADVVTEFTVMSFKEQ; this comes from the coding sequence ATGGAGAAGAGGCGTCCGACGTACGATCTTGAAGCGATCAAGACGGCGCTCGGGTCGGCCGAGAGGCTTGCGATCACCTCATCCGCGCTGCGCGACGCCGTCGCTTTGGGCTTCGATCGCGCGCGGGTGGTCCAGACGATCGCAGGAATCGAGCGGCGGATGTTCTACAAGTCGATGACGACCTTCGCCGATCATCGCGTCTGGCAGGACGTCTACCACGTCCCGGCGCGCGGCGTGACGATCTACGTGAAGATCCAGGCGGACGTCGTGACCGAGTTCACGGTCATGTCGTTCAAGGAGCAATGA
- a CDS encoding ParB/RepB/Spo0J family partition protein yields MHLIKVDPRGLKENPDRLRQTKSAPQADALLLATIKAVGIVQPPVITSESGGGNGYIINSGHRRVKQAIAAGLKEIDVLVDETADDNGAMRSMIENIAREAMNPVDQWRAIERLVALGWTEEAIGVALALPVRQIRKLRLLANVLPVMLDHMAKGDMPNEQQLRTIAAASPDEQKEVWKKHKPSKADPQVSWWSVAQALQKTRMYARHANFGADLAQAYGIQWVEDLFAPADEDSRYTTDVEAFLGAQHEWMANNLPKKGIVAETTNYGEVKLPLKAERVYGKPTKSDCTAMYLDREGRVHTVHYRMPEAKKPKGKAASGSQSSAEDVGVISKARPDVTRKGVEMIGDYRTDALREALGRAPIEDDTLMALLILAFAGQNVSVTTGSGGVSYGHSRLAKHAAVLFDADGTLDFDRDTLRVAARAVLIDVFSCRENATNSGVVARVAGATIGADEFLPNMGTEDFLSCLSRPALEGSCKSTPVLPRQRVQDTRAALVEHFKDECFIHPAALFAPDAAKLAEWLASSTTDDADDAEDGLDGIADGSSGEDAEAFREAAE; encoded by the coding sequence ATGCATCTCATCAAGGTCGATCCGCGCGGGCTGAAGGAAAATCCCGACCGCCTGCGACAGACGAAGTCCGCGCCGCAGGCCGACGCGCTGCTGCTGGCGACGATCAAGGCCGTCGGTATCGTGCAGCCGCCCGTCATCACGTCGGAATCCGGCGGCGGCAACGGCTACATCATCAATTCCGGGCATCGCCGCGTGAAGCAGGCGATCGCGGCGGGCCTCAAGGAAATCGACGTGCTCGTCGACGAGACGGCGGACGACAATGGCGCCATGCGCTCGATGATCGAGAACATTGCCCGTGAGGCGATGAATCCGGTCGACCAGTGGCGTGCGATTGAGCGTCTCGTCGCGCTCGGCTGGACCGAGGAGGCGATCGGCGTCGCGCTTGCGCTGCCCGTGCGCCAGATCAGGAAGCTGCGCCTGCTTGCGAATGTGCTGCCGGTCATGCTCGACCACATGGCCAAGGGCGACATGCCGAACGAACAGCAGCTTCGCACCATCGCCGCCGCCTCGCCTGACGAGCAGAAGGAGGTTTGGAAGAAGCACAAGCCGTCGAAGGCCGATCCACAGGTCTCGTGGTGGAGCGTTGCCCAGGCGTTGCAGAAGACACGCATGTATGCCCGTCACGCCAACTTTGGCGCCGATCTCGCACAGGCCTACGGAATCCAGTGGGTCGAGGATCTGTTCGCGCCGGCCGACGAGGACAGCCGTTACACGACGGACGTCGAAGCGTTTCTCGGCGCGCAGCACGAGTGGATGGCGAACAACCTGCCGAAGAAGGGCATCGTCGCCGAGACCACCAATTATGGCGAGGTGAAGCTGCCGCTGAAGGCCGAGCGGGTCTACGGCAAGCCGACCAAGTCGGATTGCACGGCGATGTATCTCGATCGCGAGGGCCGCGTGCACACGGTGCATTACCGGATGCCCGAAGCGAAGAAGCCGAAGGGCAAGGCCGCGTCCGGCTCGCAGAGCAGCGCAGAGGATGTCGGCGTGATCTCGAAGGCCCGTCCCGATGTGACGCGCAAGGGTGTCGAGATGATCGGCGATTACCGCACCGACGCGCTACGCGAAGCGCTTGGCCGGGCGCCGATCGAGGACGACACCCTGATGGCGCTGCTGATCCTCGCTTTCGCCGGCCAGAACGTGTCCGTCACCACGGGAAGCGGCGGCGTTAGCTATGGCCACAGCCGTCTGGCGAAACACGCGGCCGTGCTGTTCGACGCCGACGGCACGCTCGACTTCGACAGGGACACGCTGCGCGTTGCGGCGCGCGCCGTGTTGATCGACGTGTTCTCGTGCCGGGAGAATGCCACCAACAGCGGCGTCGTCGCTCGCGTCGCTGGAGCCACGATCGGCGCGGACGAGTTCCTGCCGAACATGGGCACCGAGGATTTCCTGTCGTGCCTGTCGCGGCCGGCGCTCGAGGGCTCGTGCAAGAGCACGCCGGTCCTGCCGCGCCAGCGGGTGCAAGATACCCGCGCCGCGCTCGTCGAGCACTTCAAGGACGAATGTTTCATCCATCCGGCTGCACTCTTTGCGCCCGATGCGGCGAAGCTCGCCGAATGGCTGGCGTCCAGCACGACGGACGATGCCGATGACGCAGAGGACGGGCTCGACGGCATCGCCGATGGCTCGTCCGGTGAGGACGCCGAGGCGTTCCGGGAGGCGGCCGAATAA